The Deltaproteobacteria bacterium genome segment GAACTCCCGGCGCCGCTTGTCCGGTTCATCGCCATCGGAGTCGCGTGCGAGGGCCTGCTCCTCGCCCCTTACCAGTATTTCTTCTTCCGGATGATGGTCGCCTACGACTACGACAAGATATCCGGCCTGCTGGATGAGCCGTATTACCCCGAAAAGATCCGGCTGGTTACGATGCAGCGCAAGATCGCCGGATCCATCCTTGTCCTGCTGGTGGCATCACTGGTCGCGTTCTTCTTCACTACCCGGTACCTGAGCATCTGGAACCTCCAGGGCCGAACCGTGGAAGTCGGCCGCGACCTCCTGACGGCATCGGCATTCAGTGTCTCGGGCACGCTGGGCGAATCCGGACTGTTTGCCGGAATGGACTATGACACGTTCCGCATTGACGAGGCCCGCCGGCTCATTGACACGATGGACCGGGCCACCAACCAGCCGCTGTTTCTCGTCGACCGGAACGGCAGCTTCCTGTTCGGCGATCCACGGCGCCTTCCGCGCGGCCTCAGCCAGAAAATGACGGCCGTGCTCAAGGCGGACGAAAACCTCGAAACCCGGCCCGGCGACTGGATCGAGGACCGCCAGACGCTCGACATGCTCGTCGCCGTCCGTGTCCGCGACCTCAAAACGGACAACTGGACCGGTCATTATGTGGTCACTTTTTACCTGTTCGATGATATTGAGCGAAGCCTCGACCGGACAGCCTGGATAGCGCTGTTCGTCATCGTAGTCATGGTCATCGTGGGACTGCAGGTGTCGCTGCTTGGCGCAACCGATTTCACGACGCCGGTGGGCCGGATGAATGACATCGCCGCAAGCGTTGCCGACGGCGATCTCACCCGCGAGCTTCAGGTGCTCTCCGAAGACGAGATCGGCAGCCTGGGCAAGAGCTTCTCCAGCATGCTGGGCACTATCCAGCACACGCTCCGGCGTGTCGGGCGTTCGGCCGACGAGGTTGACCAGGTGATCGGCCAGATCAGCGCAGTCGCCGACCGGGTCTCAAAGGGCGGGTCGAGCCAGATCGTCAGTGTCCGGGAAGCCTCGCAGCACCTGGACCTGCTCCACAACTCGATCCGGTCGATCGGCGAGAACGTGTCGGTACTCAACGAATCGGCCGAGGAAAGCTCCAGCTCGGTCAGCCAGATGTCCCTCCAGGTGACGACCATCAACCAGAACGTCGTGAAACTTTCCGAGTCGGTCGAGGAAACGAGCACCGCCATCGAGGAGATGCTCAGGTCCATCGAACAGGTCGGCGGGTCGGTAGGACGCCTGAAGGGTATCTCGTCCGATTCGACCAATGCGCTGGAAAAACTGAACGGCCTTATCTCCAAGGTGGAAGCAAATGCCAAGTCCACGGATGAACTGGCCCGCCAGACAGCCCGCCATGCCAGGACCGGCACCAAGTCGGTAGACGACATGATCGCCGGCATCGAGACGATCCGCACATCCTTTACGCAGATGCAGCACGTCATCGAGTCGCTGCACGAATCGGCAAGCGACATCGGCAACATTCTGGGCGTCATCCGCGACATCGCCGACCGGACGAACCTGCTCTCCCTGAACGCCTCGATCATCGCCGCCCAGGCCGGCGAGCACGGCAAGGGCTTCTCCGTAGTGGCAAACGAAATCCTGTCGCTCGCTAACTCGACGGCAACCAATACCCGCGACATCGAGCGGCGGATCGAAACCCTCCAGAGCGAGTCGCAGAAGGCGATCAAGGCGGTCGAACAGGGTTCAGAGGCTATCGGCCGGGGCCTGTCGCTTTCGCATGACGCAGGTGCCGCGCTCAAGGAGATCGCCGCCTCGGCCGAGCAGTCGGCGGCCATGGTCAAGCTGATCGTCACCACCACCAACGAGCAGTCGGCCGAGGCCAGCAACGTGAGCCGGGCGTTCGACGAAGTGGCCGCGATGGTGAGCCAGATTTCACGCGCCACGCAGGAGCAGACGCACGGAACCGGCCGGATATCGAACGCCACGGTCGAGATGCGCGATGTGGCTTCTGCCGTGTCGGCCCTGCTCGGCGAGCACCGGCACCATTCGGCCCAGATCGTCGGCGCGATGAAAAACATCACCGAGATGATCCACTACATCAGCGAGGCACAGAACCAGGAAACCGCCACCTGCGATGAAGTCCAGAAACTCGTGACCGAAATCGTCCGGGTGTCGGAAATCTATGCCGGCGAAGCCAGCACGCTGAATGAGTCCATCCTGACACTCCAGAAACTGTCCAATACCCTGCGCGAGGAACTCAGCCGGTTCGTCCTGAGTCCTGGCGGAAATGGTGCGGCAGCTCCGGCGTCAGGCCCCGGCGAGCCGCCCCGCCCCGGAACCCCGGCCATTCACTAGCAGACGCCGCTTTCCCCCTCTTTATTACCCGGCCCGATACAGTTAGGTTTCAGCCTCGTGTTTCTGCGGGCCGCCGGCCAGTAACTGGCGGCCGCCCCATCAAAAAACGCTCCGGGGGACCAACCATGAGCAAGCGAAAACTGGCTCTGCCGCTCATTTGCACAGGCCTGGTGCTGGCCTTCCAGCCGGGTTGCCAGAAAGGCGGCCAGCAAGAACCGGCGACGATCCGGATCGGCGAATATGCCTCGCTGACCGGAGCCACAGCGACCTTCGGGATCTCCTCCAGCCGGGGCAGCCGGATGGCCACCGAGGAGTGGAACGCCCGGGGCGGTCTCCTGGGCAAGAAGATCGAGCTCATCACCCTGGATAACCAGTCCAAGCCCGAAGAGGCCCGTCTCACTGCGCTCCGGCTCATTAACGAAAGCAAGGTCATTGCCCTGCTCGGAGAGGTGGCCTCATCCCGTTCCCTCGCCGTGGCCCCCGAGGCCCAGCGTTACCGGGTGCCGATGGTCTCGCCCGCTTCCACCAACCCTGCCGTGACCGAAACCGGGGACTACGTTTTCCGCGCCTGCTTCATCGATCCCTTCCAGGGATCGGCTATGGCCAAGTTCGCCTACGAGGATCTCGGCCTGCGGAAAGCGGCCGTGCTGTTCGATGTCCGCAACGACTACTCCGTCGGGCTGAAGACGTTTTTCATGCAGAAGTTCAGGGAACTGGGCGGCCAGATCGTCATTGAAACGAGTTATGCCGAGAAGGATATCGAGTTCCGTGCGCAGCTCACCCAGATCCGCGAAGCAAAGCCCGAATTCGTATTCCTGCCAGGCTACTACAACGAGGTGGGCCTGATTGCGCGGCAGGCGAGAGAACTCGGCCTCACCGTTCCGATGCTTGGCGGCGACGGGTGGGATTCAACCAAGACGGTGGAAATCGGCGGCGAGGCGGTTGAGGGCTTCTATTTTTCCAACCACTACGCTTCCGACGATCCCAGCCCCGCCATCCAGGAGTTCATCTCCCGGTTCAAGGTAAAATACGGCGAGGTCCCTGATGCCATGGCCGTGCTGGGCTATGACGCTGCCGGAATGCTCTACAGCGCCATCGAGCGGAGCGGCTCCACCGATCCGGCGAAAATCCGCGACGCACTGGCCGCGACGAGGGATTACCCCGGTATCTCGGGCGTCATCTCGATGGATGAGAAGCGGAATGCGCGCAAGCCGCTCATCGTTCTCCAGATCAGGGGCGGAAAATTCGTCTACCATAAATCGGTCAGTCCGGACTGATTCTCCGGCGGGGGCGAATGGAACTTTTTCTTCAGCAGCTCGTCAACGGCCTCGCATGGGGAAGCATCTATGTCCTGCTCGCGCTGGGCTACACGATGGTCTACGGCGTACTGAAGCTGATCAATTTCGCCCACGGCGAGGTATTCATGGCCGGCGCCATGACGGCCTTTTACGTGCATGCCTCACGGCCTGAACTGATGGCGGCCTGGTCACCCTTCACGGTCATGGCCGTCCTGTTTCTTGCCTCTGCCCTTGTCTGCGCGCTGCTGGCGCTTCTTATCGAACGGATCGCCTACCGGCCCCTCCGCTCGGCTCCCCGGCTCTCGGCCCTGATCACCGCCATCGGTGTCTCGCTGCTGCTCCAGAACGCCGGCCAGATGGTGTTCGGTGCGAACCCCAAGGTGTTTCCCACGATGATCGAATCGAGGCCGCTCCTGACGATGGGAACTGTCGTCGTTTCGAATCTGCAGGCCATCGTCATCCTCACCGGCCTCATTCTGGTCGCGGCACTGGAGCTGTTCATCCACCGGACCCGCCTCGGGCGGGCCATCCGGGCCACCTCGTTCAACCCGAAGGCCGCAAGCCTCATGGGAATAGACGTGGACCGGGTGATCGCCGCGACCTTCGTGATCGGGGCGGTGATGGCCGCCGCCGCCAGCATCCTCTATGGAATGTTCCTGCCGAAGATCGATCCGCTCATGGGGCTCATGCCCGGCCTGAAGAGCTTCGTGGCGGCCGTTCTGGGCGGAATCGGGTCGCTCCCCGGCGCGGCACTGGGCGGCCTCATCATGGGGCTGGCCGAGACTTTCGTCACTGGTTACATATCGTCCAATCTGCGCGACGCCATCGCGTTCGTGCTTCTGATATTCATACTGATTTACCGGCCGGGCGGAATCCTTGGAAACGAACAGCCTGAAAAGGTTTGATCCGGCGAGCGGGCTCGCCCTGGCAGTCCTGCTGGCGGCGCTGTTTGCCGCCGACCGCTATCTGCTGGACGGGCTCTCGCCCTATGTCCGGCTTCTCATTGTCACGTCGGCGATCAATGCACTCTTGGCGGCATCACTGAACCTGGTCAATGGCGTCACCGGACTGTTTTCCATCGGACACGCAGGTTTCATGGCCTGCGGCGCATTCCTTACCGCCGGCACTCTCGCCCATTTCGGCCGGGACGGTGTGCTGCCTGTACTGTGGGATATGGCGGGAGGACTCGGGGCGACGCTCGTGTACACGGGTATTCTCGCCGCCGGAGGCCTGCTCGCCGTGGTGGCCAGCCTCATCGTCGGCGTACCGACCTTGAGGCTCCGGGGTGACTACCTCGCCATTGCCACCCTGGGCTTTGGGGAGATCATCCGGGTTCTGATCGTCAACACCGAGAAGCTCGGCGGTGCGCGCGGGCTGTCGGTACCAGTCCGGTACCTGGTGGACGACCGTCTGTTTCCGGTGCTGTCGGTGACGATTCTCGGTATCATATTCCTCTACCGGCTGGTCCATTCGAACCGTGGACTTTCGTACTTCACGGTCCGCGAGGATGAAGTGGCCGCCCGAAGCATCGGCATTTCCACCACCCGGACGCGGATCGAGGCATTCGTGATTGGAAGCTTCTTCGCCGGTGTCGCTGGCGCCATGATGGGTTTTACCCAGACGCTGGTGCATCCCGACTCGTTCCAGTTCCTGAGAAGCATCGAGATCGTCGTGATGGTCGTACTGGGAGGCCTCGGATCCTTTACCGGCGCCGTTTCGGCCGCCGTGCTGCTGACGCTTCTTCTGGAGGGCCTCCGGAGCACTCCACTCCAGGCTCCGGAGTGGCGGCTCATCATCTACGCCCTCTTGCTCATCGTTATGATGCTGTTCCGGCCGCAGGGGCTTCTGGGACGATGGGAAATCACCAGCTGGTGGCGCAGCCGCAGGCAGGGAGGCGCTTCATGAGCCTGCTGGAGCTGTCGGGTGCCGGGATCCGGTTCGGCGGCATCCGGGCCGTCTCGTCCCTCGACCTTGCCGTTGAAACCGATTCACTGGCCGCCCTGATCGGACCCAATGGCGCCGGAAAAACGACAGCCTTCAACCTCATCACCGGCATTTACGAGCCAACCGAGGGCGGCATCCGCTTCGACGCCAAACCGCTCAAGGGACTGGATCCTTCCGCACGCGCACGGCTCGGCATCGCCCGCACGTTCCAGAACATACGCCTGTTTCGTGATCTCAGCGTGCTGGACAACATCCGCGCCGCGTATGTTCCGGCTCTGGGGTACGGGCTACTGGGGGCCATCCGGCGTGGCCGCCATTTCCACGCCGAGGAAGGCGAGTTCCGCAAACGGGCGGAACTGGTGCTGGAGGAAACCGGCCTCGCACCGTGGGCACATTCCGCCGCCGGGAGTTTGCCCTATGGCCAGCAGCGACGGCTCGAGCTGGCCAGGGCTCTGGCGACCGGTCCAAGACTTCTTCTGCTCGATGAACCGGCCGCCGGCATGAACCCGGCTGAAAAGCAGGAACTGGCGGCCCTGATCCGGAGGCTCAAGGAGCGCCACAGGCTGACCATCCTGCTCATCGAGCACGACATGCGGTTCGTCATGGGGCTTTCTGAGCATATTACGGTCATGGATCATGGCATCAGGATTGCCGATGGCACTCCGGACGATATCCGCGCCAATCCCAAGGTGATCGAGGCTTACCTTGGACCGGACGTGCCGCCCGCGGAAATGACCGAGGCCCGGCGGGAACTGGGAGAGAAGAGCCTGTGAGCCTGCTGGAGATCAGCGGACTTCATGTTTCGTACGGCGCCATCCGGGCGATCCGGGGAGTGGATTTTTCAGTCGAAGAAGGGTCGATCGTCACCCTGATCGGCGCCAACGGTGCAGGGAAAACGACCCTGCTCTCCGCCATCGCCGGCCTGCTTAAACCCTCTTCCGGATCAGTCCGGTTCGCGGGTGAGGAGATCACCGGACTCAAGGCACATCAGGCTGTCTCCAGAGGCCTGTCGCTCGTGCCGGAAGGCCGGGCCATCTTCGCAAACCTCACGGTGCAGGAAAACCTCCAGCTTGGCGCCTACCTGCGGAAGGACGGCATCGCGGACGATATCGGACGGATGCTCACGCTTTTTCCCGTGCTGAATGAACGGTACAGGCAGAATGCCGGCACGCTTTCGGGCGGCGAGCAGCAGATGCTTGCCATCGCCCGGGCGCTGATGGCCCGGCCGCGACTGCTGCTGCTGGATGAGCCTTCACTGGGACTTGCGCCGCTCGTCGTTCGGACAATCTTTGAAACGATCCGGGAGATCAGCCGAAGCGGCACCACTGTTCTGCTGGTGGAACAGAATGCCCGGATGGCGCTCGAAACCGCCTCGCACGCCCATGTGCTCGAAACAGGGGAGATCGTCCTTTCCGGACCGAGCAGCGAGCTGGCCTCAAGTGCCCGGGTAAAGGCAGCCTATCTCGGTGACTGAGGGTTATTCGCTGCCTGCGATGCCCAAATCATGCGGGCAGCGTTTTTCGAATACCGACTTTCTGCGGGCGAGAACCTTTCCCGCCGCTTTTTCCGCCTCGACCGGCTCGACGGTTTCGAGATAGGCGCGAAACTCCGCCGCGAGATCAGTCCATGACCCTTCCGGCGGCGGCGCGCCTGGACCGAGACGCCAGAGACGCTCCAGGGTGCCAGGCCCCCTGGACTCGAGCAGCCACTCCACGAACGCCCCGGCCACCGGATAGGCAGCGGCTGCGCTCTCCCGCCAGAAACCCGCAAACTGGAGAAATTGCTCCAGATCCAGTTGCGGCCGGTTTTCCACAATAACCCGCGAAAGCGCCGGAAGCCGGTACCCGGCAGGCGGCACAAGCGCCACAGCGGTTCCCTCCAGCAGCGCGATATTCCACGGAAGTCCCAGCACCGGGCCCCATCCGGCCGTCACCAGATGAACCAGCTCATGTTCCAGAAGCCGTTCGCCCCGCAGGCCGGCAAGCGACTTTGGCTCTAGGTAGGCCGTGCCGAGCCAGGGTTTTGTATAGGTCGTCTGGCGGGCGCCGGTGTAGCGGTACCGTTCATCCGCTGACGGGAAGACGAAAAGCTCCACCTGCGGAGCGGTTTCAATCCCGAGCCGGGGGAGAATATGCCTCATCGCTTCGTCCACGAGACCGGTGATTCGCTCCTGCTCCGGTGTAGAAACCTGCGGATGGAAATAGATCGCCGCCGACTTCGTTCGCGCTACGGGGGCAAATTCTGTCCTGAGCCGGGCATGGGTAACCCTCGTCCCCGTGAACGGCGCCAGAAGGAACAGCGAGAAGCCCGCCATGGCGGCCATGCCGGCAGCCCGTGGCTTTCCGAGTCCGGCCATCCAGAGCGCGAGCCCGGCCAGAAATCCCTCCAGACGGCCCCAGAACAGCGGAGGAATCACATCCACCTGTTCGTCGTAAATGGATCCGGGCCACATCCCGAACAGTGGATGGTGGAACCGGACCGGGGCATCCCTGTACAACGTCCAGAGGACATAACTGGAGGCAGCCGCCACGAGTGACAGCACAAGAAATACGCGCCACTTCACACGTTGCCACCGGCGGGAAAAAAGTCCCGCCCCGGATCCGCATATCGCGGCAGGGACAACATGGAGAAAGTAGAAGAGGAATCCCGGCGGCTGGCTGCAGGGCTGCACGGTCCACTGCTCAACCTGCGCCGGAATCAGCGGCACAAGGGCAAAGGCAGAAGTCCACCAGGCCAGCGGGCGGACGGGAACTCCGGCGGCCATCCCGGCGCCAGCCGAAAAACCAAACACCAGCACTGCAGACAGGATCGCCAGCTCATAGTGAAAGGCATTGGCAAGCGGGAACTTCCAGACGAGAACTGCAGAAATCAAAAGCAGCGCCGCAGCGGCGAAAAAGAGGCAGCGGGAGGATCTGGTCATCAGGCACCATCCCGCCCCGTCACCCCTTCGGTCTGGCGCGGGGACGGGATGCTTTCCGCTTCGTGGCCGTCCCGGTCGAACCGAATCCGCCGTGACCGCGCCGGGTAGCATCCAGCTCGTCCGTTTCCCGGAAACGGGCCTGCGCGACCGGGGCCACCACCATCTGTGCGATACGCATGCCAGGTTCTATCGTGAACGGTTCCTGTCCCAGGTTGGCGAGAATCACTTTCAGCTCGCCCCGGTAATCGGCATCGATAGTCCCGGGCGAATTGAGACAGGTAATACCGTTCTTGATGGCCAGTCCGGACCTGGGCCGGACCTGGGCCTCGTACCCGCGAGGAAGTGCGATGGCGAGCCCCGTGGGAACCAGGGCGCGCCGCCCCGGTTCCAGCACGAGCGGGTTGTCCAGATCAGCGGCGAGGTCGGCGCCGGCCGCGTCCGGAGTGGAATAGACCGGAAGAGCAGCCGTCGGCCGGAGCCGCTTAACGGCGACCGCGACCGCCACGGTCCCTGCCACCACCGCCGTAAGAACCGCGGCCACCCCTGTCGCCACGTCCACCGCGGTCACCACGCCGCTCACCGCCGCCCTGCCGGTCCTCCTCGCTCACGCCTTCATAGAGATCATCAGGCGGGGGCGGAGCCGGCTTCGTATAGTCAACGGTAGTAGGATCGAGGTGGGCCACTTCCTTGTGAGAGAGGCGCACCTTGCCCGTTCCGGCTTCGACATCGAGAACCTTGACGAGGATTTCATCGCCTTCCTGCACCACGTCCTCGACTCGCTCGACCCGGTTCTTGGCAAGATGGGAAATATGCACGAGTCCATCCTTGCCGGGGAGGATCTCGACGAATGCGCCGAAATCGGTCACCCGTCTCACCTTGCCCATGTACAGGTATCCGATTTCCGCCTCGCGGGTGAGATCTCGGATCATCTGGATCGCGGCGTCGGTCTTGGCCTGGTCGGTGGAGGCGATGTCGATGCGGCCGGAATCGTCGATATTGATGGTCGCTCCCGAGCGCGCAGTGATCTCCCGGATCACCTTTCCGCCCGGCCCGATCACGTCCCGGATCCGGTCCGACGGGATATGAATCGAGGTGATGCGCGGCGCATATTTCGACAGTTCCGAGCGCGGCTTGTCTATCGCGGCAGCCATCTTTTCCAGGATGTGGAGCCGGCCCCTGCGGGCCTGCTCCAGCGCCTCGCGCATGATGTCCGTGGTAATACCCGTGACCTTGAGGTCCATCTGGAGCGCCGTGATACCCTTGGTCGTGCCACCCACCTTGAAATCCATGTCTCCCAGATGATCTTCGTCACCGAGAATATCCGAGAGAATGGCATAACGCTTCGTGGCGGTGTCCATGATGAGTCCCATGGCGATTCCCGCTACCGGCGCCTTGAGCGGAACACCCGCGTCCATCATCGACAGCGTGCCGCCGCAGATGGTCGCCATGGATGACGATCCGTTCGATTCGGTAACCTCCGACACCACCCGGACGATGTAGGGAAACTCCTCGTACGTTGGCATGACAGATTCCAGCGAACGTTCCGCCAGGGCACCGTGGCCGATTTCCCGGCGGCCGGGGGCAAGGCGGAAGCTCGTTTCACCCACCGAATAGGGCGGAAAGTTGTAGTGCAGGAGAAAACGCTTGCGGAACATGCCGTCGTACTGGTCAATCCGCTGTTCGTCCATTTCGGTGCCGAGCGTGGCCGTGACGATGGCCTGCGTCTCGCCGCGGGTGAACAGCGCCGATCCGTGCACGCGCGGCAGCCAGCCGACTTCGCAGGTGATATCCCGGATGTTCTCCAGGCCGCGGCCGTCGATACGGACCTTGTCGTTCAGGATGGAGGCCCGCATGAGGTCGCTCTTGAGATTTTCAAGCTCCCCGCTGATCAGGGCACCATGCTTCTCGAGTTCTTCCTCGGTGAACAGCGCCTTCAGGCCCTTCTTCGCCTCGTCCAGCGCGGCGTAACGGTCCTGCTTGTCGCGGATGGCGAACGCCTTCCTCACCGGCTCCGTGGCGTAATCGCGTACTTTCCTGACGAGCGCGGCGTCCGGGGCCGGGGCGTCGAACGTGCGCTTGGCGATGCCAATCTCTTTCGCCAGCTTTTCCTGCATGTCGAGCACCGGCAGCAGCGCCTTGTGGCCGAACTCAATGGCGCGGATCATGTCTTCCTCGGACACTTCCTTTGCGCCTGCCTCGACCATCACCACGGCTTCACGCGAAGCGGCAAGGAAGATGTCGATGTCGGACTCCGCCTTCTGCTGCACAGTCGGGTTGATGATGTACTGGCCCGCGACACGCCCTACCCGGCATCCTCCGATTGGCCCGTGAAATGGGGCATCCGACACCATGAGCGCCGCCGAGGCGCCGATCATGGCCGCACCGGCAGCCTCGTTGTCCGGATCCACCGACAGCACGGTCGGCATGAGCTGGGTATCAAAGTGATAGCCTTCGGGGAACAGCGGCCGGATGGGCCGGTCGATGAGCCGCGAGATCAGGGTTTCACGGTCAGTGGGCCGGGCCTCCCGCTTGAAGTAGCCGCCGGGAATGCGCCCGCCTGCGTAGAACTTCTCGGTGTAGTTGACGGTGAGAGGGAAGAAGTCGGTGCCCTCCTTCGCCGTGGTGAGCGAGACGGCGGGCACAAGGACCACGGTCTCGCCATAGCGGATAATGACGGCCCCGGATGCCTGTTTGGCAACCCAGCCGGTTTCGATGGAGAGCGGACGGCCGCCCAGATCGACGGAAACGGTTTTCTTGTTCATGGGTAAATTACGCTTTATTTCCCTTTCGTTTTTGTTGCTGCCTCTGTTTCAACTCTTTTCAAACACCGAGACCCCGGGCCCAAACGGAGCCGGGGTCACAGGATGCGCACGGAGCGGATGGCCGCGCGCCAGCGGCCCCGCTCTTCCTACTTGCGCAGGTCGAGCGAGCCGATGAGCTTCTTGTACCGTTCGAAGTCGGTGCGCTTCAGGTAGTCCAGGAGCCGCCGCCGCTGGCCGACCAGTTTCAGGAGTCCGCGCCGGCTGCTGTGGTCCTTCTTGTGAGCCTCGAAGTGCGACTGGAGACTGTTGATCCGCTCGGTCAGGAGCGCGACCTGCACTTCCGCCGAACCGGTGTCGGTGCCGTGCTTGCGGTACTTACCAATGACTTCTGTTTTCTGGGTCTTTTCGAGCGACACTGCTGTCTGCCCTCCGAAACGGCAGCCTCGTCAACGGGCGCCGCGTTTAGGGGCCAACCGGCCGAGGGAAGGCCAGTGGTCCAGATTTTAGCTGCGCGCGGTGTTAGTCCGCCGTGCCGGGGAAGTAAAGATAGCCGGTAACAAAGGAATTCAGATGGAAACCAGCAGTGCCTGTTTCCTCATGAATTACAGATAGTTACTTTCCGAGCGCCCTATCCTCTTCTTCCATCCGGCAGGAGGTCAGTGTGCGGCCGGGAAACGGGCAGTAAAACAGTGCGGCCCGGCCATCAGGAACCACCAGCCTGCCACGGACCGGTATGGTCCCGTAACCGCCAAGCCACCGGCTGAACCGTTTCCAGCCATCAAACTGCCGGAGTTCCCCCGGATACCGCTCACGGTAGACGAAGCGGACCTCTTCCGGTCCGGCAGATACTTCGATCCGGTCCGGCAGCCATTCGATGAACTCATGCGCAGGCATCGCGGCTTCCAGAAGCCCGACAACCGTATCTGGCAGCGAGATGCCAGGCCGGACCCGCACTTCGAACGACTCATCCAGAAGCAGGTCGATTTCGAGCGGCGGCAGCGTTTCACTGGCAGCCGGTGGTTCCGGCTGCAACCGTATCCACCGGAACCCCTCATCGGTAGCAAGCGGCGGGTGGCCCGTCAGTGCAAGCACCTCATCGGAAAAGACCGGTGAAAGACCTGCTGGCGTGAGATCCCGTCCGTCTGGAAGAACCGCGGCGAAATAGGCGTCCAGGCTAAAATACGGAAGCAGGTCTGGCCGTGTCACCCGAACCAGCCGAAGCCGCGGCGAAACGTCATCCCCGAAATGGCGAGGCGTCCAGAGATTCGTGCCGACAGTAACCCTGCCACTGCCAGGCATTTCATCAATCCGCCACGCCAGTTCTGCGCGAACCGACCTGTAGTAGGCGTTCACCGGATCGTAGAACCTTTCCTCTGCGGCCAGCCGCCAGTAGACCCCTAGGATTCCGGCCACCGAGAGAACAACGGCCGCGAGAACTGGTGCCAGCCCAGTGGCCGGATACCGTCGCCCAGCCCAGGCCAGCGTCACGGCGGCCCCGAACGCCATCGCCGCGATCATCGGAGTGAGGATGAACCAGTGCACCGGTACGGCGCCAAAATAGAGGACCGTGTGCAGGGCGGCAG includes the following:
- the pnp gene encoding polyribonucleotide nucleotidyltransferase; its protein translation is MNKKTVSVDLGGRPLSIETGWVAKQASGAVIIRYGETVVLVPAVSLTTAKEGTDFFPLTVNYTEKFYAGGRIPGGYFKREARPTDRETLISRLIDRPIRPLFPEGYHFDTQLMPTVLSVDPDNEAAGAAMIGASAALMVSDAPFHGPIGGCRVGRVAGQYIINPTVQQKAESDIDIFLAASREAVVMVEAGAKEVSEEDMIRAIEFGHKALLPVLDMQEKLAKEIGIAKRTFDAPAPDAALVRKVRDYATEPVRKAFAIRDKQDRYAALDEAKKGLKALFTEEELEKHGALISGELENLKSDLMRASILNDKVRIDGRGLENIRDITCEVGWLPRVHGSALFTRGETQAIVTATLGTEMDEQRIDQYDGMFRKRFLLHYNFPPYSVGETSFRLAPGRREIGHGALAERSLESVMPTYEEFPYIVRVVSEVTESNGSSSMATICGGTLSMMDAGVPLKAPVAGIAMGLIMDTATKRYAILSDILGDEDHLGDMDFKVGGTTKGITALQMDLKVTGITTDIMREALEQARRGRLHILEKMAAAIDKPRSELSKYAPRITSIHIPSDRIRDVIGPGGKVIREITARSGATINIDDSGRIDIASTDQAKTDAAIQMIRDLTREAEIGYLYMGKVRRVTDFGAFVEILPGKDGLVHISHLAKNRVERVEDVVQEGDEILVKVLDVEAGTGKVRLSHKEVAHLDPTTVDYTKPAPPPPDDLYEGVSEEDRQGGGERRGDRGGRGDRGGRGSYGGGGRDRGGRGRR
- the rpsO gene encoding 30S ribosomal protein S15, whose translation is MSLEKTQKTEVIGKYRKHGTDTGSAEVQVALLTERINSLQSHFEAHKKDHSSRRGLLKLVGQRRRLLDYLKRTDFERYKKLIGSLDLRK